One segment of Hippopotamus amphibius kiboko isolate mHipAmp2 chromosome 4, mHipAmp2.hap2, whole genome shotgun sequence DNA contains the following:
- the XRCC3 gene encoding DNA repair protein XRCC3 isoform X2 — protein sequence MQSRPHSGEPSAQGPPAVPGSLAPERTVKPLELGADGAALSPRGLRTGLGHCAARASGLLEGWQRVGTCIPGQPPVPGHPARDLDLDQLDLNPRIIAAVKKAKLRSVKEVLHLSGPDLQRLTRLSGPDVQHLLRAASSQLRGNSVCTALHLLRQKEQFPEQHQRLSLGCPVLDRLLRGGLPLDGITELAGRSSTGKTQLALQLCLAVQLPRRHGGLGAGAVYVCTEDAFPSRRLQQLIAQQQRLRADVPGDVVRKIKFGHQIFIEHAADVDTLLECVSQKVPVLLSRGMARLVVIDSVAAPFRCEFDGAASALRARRLQALGAELRRLSCAFRSPVLCINQVTEATEERGPAAGPPGVGGERVSPALGITWSNQLLVRLMAERQRPEEAVCTPPSRTLRVTSAPHLPPSSCSYTVTAEGVRGTPGPSPTDATPSTQLLSP from the exons ATGCAAAGCAGACCTCACTCGGGTGAGCCCAGCGCGCAGGGGCCTCCAGCTGTACCAGGCAGCCTCGCCCCAGAGAG GACAGTGAAGCCTCTCGAGCTCGGGGCTGATGGTGCAGCCCTGTCACCAAGGGGACTGCGCACCGGACTCGGCCACTGCGCTGCACGCGCTTCCGGGCTGCTCGAGGGGTGGCAGCGCGTTGGAACGTGTATCCCTGGGCAGCCACCCGTGCCTGGTCACCCCGCTAGAGACCTGGATTTGGATCAGTTGGACCTGAATCCCAGAATTATTGCTGCAGTTAAGAAAG CCAAACTGAGGTCAGTAAAGGAGGTTCTGCATCTTTCCGGACCAGACCTTCAGAGACTGACCCGCCTCTCAGGCCCTGACGTGCAGCACTTGCTGAGGGCGGCCTCCTCGCAGCTGCGGGGAAACAGCGTCTGCACAG CGCTCCACCTGCTCCGGCAGAAAGAGCAGTTCCCCGAGCAGCACCAGCGCCTGAGCCTGGGCTGCCCCGTGCTGGACAGGCTGCTCCGGGGCGGGCTGCCCCTGGACGGCATCACCGAGCTGGCCGGACGCAGCTCCACCGGGAAGACCCAGCTGGCGCTGCAGCTCTGCCTGGCCGTGCAGCTCCCGCGGCGGCACGGAGGCCTGGGGGCAG GGGCCGTGTACGTGTGCACAGAGGACGCCTTCCCCAGCCGGCGTCTGCAGCAGCTCATAGCCCAGCAGCAGCGCCTGCGGGCAGATGTCCCGGGGGATGTGGTCAGGAAGATCAAGTTTGGCCACCAGATCTTCATCGAGCACGCGGCCGACGTG GACACCCTGCTGGAGTGTGTGAGCCAGAAGGTGCCTGTGCTGCTGTCGCGGGGCATGGCCCGCCTGGTGGTCATCGACTCCGTGGCCGCCCCGTTCCGCTGTGAGTTTGATGGGGCGGCCTCAGCCCTCAGGGCCCGGCGTCTGCAAGCGCTGGGGGCCGAGCTGCGGCGGCTGAGCTGCGCTTTCCGGAGCCCCGTGCTGTGCATCAACCAG GTGACGGAGGCCACGGAGGAGCGGGGCCCGGCAGCAGGGCCGCCCGG TGTCGGGGGAGAGCGGGTGTCTCCAGCCCTGGGAATAACCTGGTCCAACCAGCTCCTGGTGAGGCTGATGGCCGAGCGGCAGCGCCCTGAGGAGGCCGTGTGCACCCCTCCCAGCCGCACCCTCAGGGTGACCTCCGCCCCACACCTGCCGCCCTCGTCCTGTTCCTACACGGTCACCGCCGAGGGGGTGCGGGGCACGCCCGGACCGAGTCCCACGGACGCGACGCCCTCCACCCAGTTACTGTCTCCTTGA
- the XRCC3 gene encoding DNA repair protein XRCC3 isoform X1 codes for MQSRPHSGEPSAQGPPAVPGSLAPESAVSRTVKPLELGADGAALSPRGLRTGLGHCAARASGLLEGWQRVGTCIPGQPPVPGHPARDLDLDQLDLNPRIIAAVKKAKLRSVKEVLHLSGPDLQRLTRLSGPDVQHLLRAASSQLRGNSVCTALHLLRQKEQFPEQHQRLSLGCPVLDRLLRGGLPLDGITELAGRSSTGKTQLALQLCLAVQLPRRHGGLGAGAVYVCTEDAFPSRRLQQLIAQQQRLRADVPGDVVRKIKFGHQIFIEHAADVDTLLECVSQKVPVLLSRGMARLVVIDSVAAPFRCEFDGAASALRARRLQALGAELRRLSCAFRSPVLCINQVTEATEERGPAAGPPGVGGERVSPALGITWSNQLLVRLMAERQRPEEAVCTPPSRTLRVTSAPHLPPSSCSYTVTAEGVRGTPGPSPTDATPSTQLLSP; via the exons ATGCAAAGCAGACCTCACTCGGGTGAGCCCAGCGCGCAGGGGCCTCCAGCTGTACCAGGCAGCCTCGCCCCAGAGAG TGCTGTTTCCAGGACAGTGAAGCCTCTCGAGCTCGGGGCTGATGGTGCAGCCCTGTCACCAAGGGGACTGCGCACCGGACTCGGCCACTGCGCTGCACGCGCTTCCGGGCTGCTCGAGGGGTGGCAGCGCGTTGGAACGTGTATCCCTGGGCAGCCACCCGTGCCTGGTCACCCCGCTAGAGACCTGGATTTGGATCAGTTGGACCTGAATCCCAGAATTATTGCTGCAGTTAAGAAAG CCAAACTGAGGTCAGTAAAGGAGGTTCTGCATCTTTCCGGACCAGACCTTCAGAGACTGACCCGCCTCTCAGGCCCTGACGTGCAGCACTTGCTGAGGGCGGCCTCCTCGCAGCTGCGGGGAAACAGCGTCTGCACAG CGCTCCACCTGCTCCGGCAGAAAGAGCAGTTCCCCGAGCAGCACCAGCGCCTGAGCCTGGGCTGCCCCGTGCTGGACAGGCTGCTCCGGGGCGGGCTGCCCCTGGACGGCATCACCGAGCTGGCCGGACGCAGCTCCACCGGGAAGACCCAGCTGGCGCTGCAGCTCTGCCTGGCCGTGCAGCTCCCGCGGCGGCACGGAGGCCTGGGGGCAG GGGCCGTGTACGTGTGCACAGAGGACGCCTTCCCCAGCCGGCGTCTGCAGCAGCTCATAGCCCAGCAGCAGCGCCTGCGGGCAGATGTCCCGGGGGATGTGGTCAGGAAGATCAAGTTTGGCCACCAGATCTTCATCGAGCACGCGGCCGACGTG GACACCCTGCTGGAGTGTGTGAGCCAGAAGGTGCCTGTGCTGCTGTCGCGGGGCATGGCCCGCCTGGTGGTCATCGACTCCGTGGCCGCCCCGTTCCGCTGTGAGTTTGATGGGGCGGCCTCAGCCCTCAGGGCCCGGCGTCTGCAAGCGCTGGGGGCCGAGCTGCGGCGGCTGAGCTGCGCTTTCCGGAGCCCCGTGCTGTGCATCAACCAG GTGACGGAGGCCACGGAGGAGCGGGGCCCGGCAGCAGGGCCGCCCGG TGTCGGGGGAGAGCGGGTGTCTCCAGCCCTGGGAATAACCTGGTCCAACCAGCTCCTGGTGAGGCTGATGGCCGAGCGGCAGCGCCCTGAGGAGGCCGTGTGCACCCCTCCCAGCCGCACCCTCAGGGTGACCTCCGCCCCACACCTGCCGCCCTCGTCCTGTTCCTACACGGTCACCGCCGAGGGGGTGCGGGGCACGCCCGGACCGAGTCCCACGGACGCGACGCCCTCCACCCAGTTACTGTCTCCTTGA
- the XRCC3 gene encoding DNA repair protein XRCC3 isoform X3: METKRFPLDLLADPHGDTLKETHTGECKADLTRVSPARRGLQLYQAASPQRAKLRSVKEVLHLSGPDLQRLTRLSGPDVQHLLRAASSQLRGNSVCTALHLLRQKEQFPEQHQRLSLGCPVLDRLLRGGLPLDGITELAGRSSTGKTQLALQLCLAVQLPRRHGGLGAGAVYVCTEDAFPSRRLQQLIAQQQRLRADVPGDVVRKIKFGHQIFIEHAADVDTLLECVSQKVPVLLSRGMARLVVIDSVAAPFRCEFDGAASALRARRLQALGAELRRLSCAFRSPVLCINQVTEATEERGPAAGPPGVGGERVSPALGITWSNQLLVRLMAERQRPEEAVCTPPSRTLRVTSAPHLPPSSCSYTVTAEGVRGTPGPSPTDATPSTQLLSP, from the exons ATGGAGACCAAACGATTCCCTTTGGATTTGTTAGCAG ATCCCCATGGAGACACACTTAAGGAAACTCACACCGGAGAATGCAAAGCAGACCTCACTCGGGTGAGCCCAGCGCGCAGGGGCCTCCAGCTGTACCAGGCAGCCTCGCCCCAGAGAG CCAAACTGAGGTCAGTAAAGGAGGTTCTGCATCTTTCCGGACCAGACCTTCAGAGACTGACCCGCCTCTCAGGCCCTGACGTGCAGCACTTGCTGAGGGCGGCCTCCTCGCAGCTGCGGGGAAACAGCGTCTGCACAG CGCTCCACCTGCTCCGGCAGAAAGAGCAGTTCCCCGAGCAGCACCAGCGCCTGAGCCTGGGCTGCCCCGTGCTGGACAGGCTGCTCCGGGGCGGGCTGCCCCTGGACGGCATCACCGAGCTGGCCGGACGCAGCTCCACCGGGAAGACCCAGCTGGCGCTGCAGCTCTGCCTGGCCGTGCAGCTCCCGCGGCGGCACGGAGGCCTGGGGGCAG GGGCCGTGTACGTGTGCACAGAGGACGCCTTCCCCAGCCGGCGTCTGCAGCAGCTCATAGCCCAGCAGCAGCGCCTGCGGGCAGATGTCCCGGGGGATGTGGTCAGGAAGATCAAGTTTGGCCACCAGATCTTCATCGAGCACGCGGCCGACGTG GACACCCTGCTGGAGTGTGTGAGCCAGAAGGTGCCTGTGCTGCTGTCGCGGGGCATGGCCCGCCTGGTGGTCATCGACTCCGTGGCCGCCCCGTTCCGCTGTGAGTTTGATGGGGCGGCCTCAGCCCTCAGGGCCCGGCGTCTGCAAGCGCTGGGGGCCGAGCTGCGGCGGCTGAGCTGCGCTTTCCGGAGCCCCGTGCTGTGCATCAACCAG GTGACGGAGGCCACGGAGGAGCGGGGCCCGGCAGCAGGGCCGCCCGG TGTCGGGGGAGAGCGGGTGTCTCCAGCCCTGGGAATAACCTGGTCCAACCAGCTCCTGGTGAGGCTGATGGCCGAGCGGCAGCGCCCTGAGGAGGCCGTGTGCACCCCTCCCAGCCGCACCCTCAGGGTGACCTCCGCCCCACACCTGCCGCCCTCGTCCTGTTCCTACACGGTCACCGCCGAGGGGGTGCGGGGCACGCCCGGACCGAGTCCCACGGACGCGACGCCCTCCACCCAGTTACTGTCTCCTTGA